The Candidatus Poribacteria bacterium genomic interval CGATTCGTCGGGCTGTCCTTGTTGATAGCGCAATTCTAATTCTTAAAGGAACGGGGGAGAATCCCAATCCTTTAGGTTGGGGAGTATGTCAAGAATAGAGGTTCGCTAGTCGTAGAACTTGATGTGTGCTCACCTCAAACGGATTTCGCGCCGATTATATCAGATGATAGAGAAGGGCGTCAAGGGATTATACCCCTTCAATTTCGGATTGACATAGGGGGGATGTTTATGTTATCGTGTTTACCCATAGAAAGTATCTTTACTTTCTCAGATTTTCACTGTCTACAAGTTTGTGGAGGCGATGAACCAATGGAGGGAAATCAATGGATGTGTTAGCCGAAAAATTAGACGCAAAATTACGCGAATGGGAGCCGAATACTGTGGCAGAGGTCAGAGAGAGAATCACAGAAATTATTAACCTTGCAGACCACGATGTGCTAGATATAATGCAGTCGCGTTCCGTAGAACAGGAGGTTTTGAATTTACTCGATGAACCCGTATCCCGGTGAGATTTGGCTAGCAGATCTTGGGTTAGCCGCGAAAACGCGCCCCATCCTCGTGATATCTCGCTACGACCCAGATCCACCACGAGCTATGATAACTTATGTCCCTTTAACTACTCAGTACAGGCAAAGTCCCTATGAGGTAGTACTACCAAGGTTGAGATTTCTTAATCAAGATTCTTACGCTAATGTACAAGGGCTAGGTTCTATACCGAAAGTTCGACTTGAACGAAGGCTTGACAAACTGCCAGACAATGTGATGATGGAGATTAAGGATACTATCTCATTTGCCTTAGATTTAGAAGTTGAATAACCACAGCCAACCAACGAAAACCAATCTGCAAAGAACTTATAATCCTTTTCATCACTTTATTTCTGTCGTTCTCCCCTCTCCCAATCTAATTTTCCTTGCAATTCCGCAAACGATTATGTATAATTATCTCCTATTATGTTACAATACCTTGCCAGCGATTTTGTTGCACAATGATCTCCCGTAGCTCAGCTGGTAGAGCAGGTGGCTGTTAACCACTTTGTCGGCGGTTCGAATC includes:
- a CDS encoding type II toxin-antitoxin system PemK/MazF family toxin → MNPYPGEIWLADLGLAAKTRPILVISRYDPDPPRAMITYVPLTTQYRQSPYEVVLPRLRFLNQDSYANVQGLGSIPKVRLERRLDKLPDNVMMEIKDTISFALDLEVE